The proteins below are encoded in one region of Metabacillus dongyingensis:
- a CDS encoding (Fe-S)-binding protein: MSIRESDLKQASPACKETSLSNYLWKDHPDESKWADCVHCGMCLESCPTYEITGQEQHSPRGRVHLIKSVADGLLQVNEQFMDPVFACLDCRACTTACPADVDVGGLIEEARGQIRQAMPLTGVKGTVSKFFLKGLFPHQNRLNTAGNLLKFYQKSGLQKAVRKTGMLKVMPKHLAEMEAIMPEIKQPVRKKYKNQTVIPAQGETKTEVSFLTGCVMDVMFSDINESTINVLTKNGNAVTIPQNQTCCGALHVHAGDRDTGRRLAKQNIEAFKDSDKIIVNAAGCGCMLKEYGELFREVEAEWHEKAEKFAAKVVDISKYLHDTGYEKPKAELNTRITYHDACHLAHGQGVRQEPRDILLDIPGVEMVHMPNADRCCGSAGIYNITNPEMAGAVLESKMENVPDDVEMISMGNPGCMLQMAMGVQKFGRNQKVVHTVQLLDWAYQMEKQGKEEL, encoded by the coding sequence TTGAGCATAAGAGAAAGCGACTTAAAGCAAGCATCCCCGGCATGCAAGGAAACAAGTCTCAGCAATTATTTGTGGAAGGATCATCCGGACGAGAGCAAATGGGCAGATTGTGTCCATTGCGGCATGTGTCTGGAGTCATGTCCAACCTATGAGATAACCGGGCAGGAGCAGCATTCTCCGCGAGGACGGGTGCATCTGATCAAATCAGTTGCAGATGGGTTGCTTCAAGTAAACGAACAATTCATGGATCCTGTCTTTGCCTGTCTTGATTGCCGAGCCTGTACAACGGCATGTCCTGCGGATGTGGATGTCGGCGGTCTCATTGAAGAAGCCAGGGGCCAAATCCGTCAGGCTATGCCATTAACAGGTGTAAAAGGAACCGTAAGCAAATTTTTCTTAAAAGGTCTCTTTCCTCATCAAAACCGTTTGAACACCGCGGGAAATCTGCTGAAATTTTATCAAAAAAGCGGATTGCAAAAAGCTGTGCGCAAAACCGGGATGCTGAAGGTCATGCCAAAACATCTTGCTGAAATGGAAGCCATCATGCCTGAAATCAAGCAGCCGGTCCGCAAAAAGTATAAAAATCAGACGGTCATTCCGGCACAGGGGGAGACAAAGACTGAAGTATCCTTCCTGACAGGATGTGTAATGGACGTTATGTTCAGTGATATTAATGAATCCACAATAAATGTGTTAACAAAGAATGGAAATGCAGTCACAATTCCGCAAAATCAAACATGCTGCGGAGCCCTTCACGTTCATGCGGGCGACAGAGATACAGGCCGCAGACTTGCAAAGCAAAACATTGAGGCTTTTAAAGATTCCGATAAAATCATAGTAAACGCAGCAGGATGCGGATGCATGCTTAAGGAATACGGTGAATTGTTCAGAGAAGTAGAGGCAGAATGGCATGAGAAAGCAGAAAAATTTGCTGCTAAAGTAGTGGATATATCGAAATATCTTCATGACACCGGCTATGAAAAGCCTAAAGCGGAATTAAATACAAGAATCACTTATCATGATGCATGCCACTTGGCACATGGACAGGGTGTACGCCAGGAGCCTCGCGATATCTTACTAGATATTCCAGGCGTGGAAATGGTTCATATGCCTAATGCGGACAGATGCTGCGGAAGTGCAGGCATCTACAACATAACAAATCCGGAAATGGCAGGGGCTGTGCTTGAAAGTAAAATGGAAAATGTTCCTGATGACGTTGAGATGATTTCAATGGGCAACCCTGGCTGCATGCTGCAAATGGCTATGGGTGTTCAAAAATTCGGAAGAAATCAAAAGGTTGTTCATACTGTCCAGCTGCTGGATTGGGCCTATCAAATGGAGAAACAAGGAAAGGAAGAACTGTAA
- a CDS encoding FAD-binding oxidoreductase, giving the protein MTELISLLPEEKVKTEGQANHLLGNNGEMTVFPTAEEEIIQVLKFADQNDKKVSIIGGGTKRGFGGLSDYADIQLSMAHYSGITEHTPGDMTITVKAGTTFKELQDFLAKHQQRVSLDPAWPEYSTIGGIIASNESGPKRLGYGSARDSVIGLRIVYPDGRVIRSGGKVVKNVAGYDMNKLFIGSMGTLGVVTEITLKLRPIPKYESLILLSFPIELLEEMRLFVVKLLDSMMEPIALELLSPALSKRLANHNMYTLAISFEDFEPSVYYQEEFIKSIVPAGSLFSLLPQAEAELFWDGFYKTAPNGVTSKPRSITEASLKIGVKNMDVFQIVKECASMYKTTSIEAHGGIGHGLCQVILKGSSNDVMNAIERIQQAASRLGGYTIIKHLPYALRHKTEVWGEKPSCFFLIQGIKTAIDPRSILNYKRYLGGI; this is encoded by the coding sequence ATGACTGAATTAATCTCACTTTTACCTGAAGAAAAAGTAAAGACGGAAGGACAGGCAAATCACTTGCTTGGCAATAATGGCGAAATGACTGTTTTTCCGACTGCAGAAGAGGAAATCATACAAGTCCTTAAATTTGCCGATCAGAATGACAAAAAAGTTTCCATAATCGGCGGCGGGACAAAGCGCGGATTTGGAGGATTATCAGATTATGCAGATATCCAATTATCCATGGCTCATTACAGCGGTATTACAGAGCATACTCCAGGTGATATGACCATAACCGTAAAAGCAGGGACAACATTTAAAGAACTGCAGGATTTCTTAGCAAAGCATCAGCAGAGAGTTTCACTCGATCCAGCTTGGCCGGAGTATTCAACTATTGGAGGTATTATCGCTTCAAATGAAAGCGGTCCCAAACGGCTTGGATATGGATCAGCACGAGATTCAGTTATTGGTCTTAGAATCGTTTATCCTGATGGACGAGTTATTCGATCTGGCGGAAAAGTGGTAAAAAACGTTGCCGGCTACGATATGAATAAGCTTTTTATAGGCTCAATGGGCACGCTTGGAGTTGTGACGGAGATTACTTTAAAGCTTAGGCCGATCCCAAAATACGAAAGTCTTATTCTATTATCTTTTCCTATTGAACTTCTGGAAGAAATGAGGCTGTTTGTGGTAAAACTGCTGGATTCCATGATGGAGCCCATTGCTTTAGAACTGCTGAGCCCTGCCTTATCTAAACGTTTAGCAAATCACAATATGTATACGCTTGCAATCAGTTTTGAGGATTTCGAGCCATCAGTCTACTATCAGGAAGAATTTATTAAAAGCATCGTGCCTGCGGGTTCACTGTTTTCTCTCCTGCCCCAAGCGGAAGCAGAATTGTTTTGGGATGGGTTTTACAAGACAGCGCCTAATGGTGTCACATCAAAGCCTCGTTCTATTACGGAAGCTTCCTTAAAAATTGGCGTAAAAAACATGGATGTTTTCCAAATTGTGAAGGAATGTGCCAGTATGTACAAAACGACGTCTATTGAAGCTCATGGCGGAATAGGACACGGATTATGCCAAGTCATACTGAAGGGAAGCAGCAATGACGTTATGAATGCAATCGAGCGTATTCAGCAAGCTGCATCTCGGTTGGGAGGCTATACAATCATTAAGCATCTGCCTTACGCATTGCGTCACAAAACGGAAGTATGGGGAGAAAAGCCATCCTGCTTCTTTCTGATTCAAGGAATTAAAACCGCAATTGATCCACGTTCAATCCTGAATTATAAACGTTACTTGGGAGGGATCTAG
- a CDS encoding FadR/GntR family transcriptional regulator, which yields MLIEKISTKKVSDTVSEQIEKMILDGSIPAGEKLPSVRELCERFGVGRSAVRDAITVLKGKGLVKVKQGEGTYVSKYDSSKIFSKAVMLPNANDITELFQVRKIVETGMAEMAACNRSEKDLTLMKKILTTQTDAPWEDDYQFHLSIAKATGNSLLIQFVQVISTTIKNAMIDFHQFIKCDSEAIETIALHHKRIFESISSGTPNLSNEYMLQHLTFVESILHKSLHQRK from the coding sequence GTGCTAATTGAAAAAATTTCAACAAAGAAAGTTTCAGACACGGTCAGCGAGCAAATCGAGAAAATGATTTTAGACGGCTCGATACCTGCTGGCGAAAAGCTTCCATCAGTAAGAGAGCTTTGCGAGAGGTTTGGAGTAGGACGATCAGCCGTACGTGATGCCATAACTGTTTTAAAAGGAAAAGGCCTTGTAAAAGTGAAACAGGGTGAGGGCACGTATGTCAGCAAGTATGACTCCTCAAAGATTTTCAGCAAAGCTGTCATGCTTCCAAATGCGAATGATATTACTGAGCTTTTTCAAGTTAGAAAAATCGTCGAAACTGGCATGGCTGAAATGGCTGCATGTAATCGCTCTGAAAAAGATCTTACGCTAATGAAAAAGATCTTAACAACTCAGACAGATGCCCCCTGGGAAGATGATTATCAGTTTCACTTATCGATTGCGAAAGCAACCGGAAACTCGCTGCTGATTCAGTTTGTACAAGTTATTTCCACCACGATTAAAAATGCGATGATTGATTTTCACCAGTTTATCAAATGCGATTCTGAGGCGATCGAAACCATTGCATTACACCATAAGCGCATCTTCGAAAGTATTTCATCAGGAACTCCAAATCTATCAAACGAATACATGCTGCAGCATTTAACATTCGTAGAATCCATCCTTCACAAGAGTCTTCATCAGAGAAAATGA
- a CDS encoding macrolide 2'-phosphotransferase, with amino-acid sequence MTVDILKLASKNGLNLIEETAVLNESGMDFQVLFAEDESGVSWVLRKPRRPDVIQRSAYEGNILKLVQKQLPVSVPEWKINTPELIAYPTVPGIQTGSIDMNIRNYVFNINTENLSKSFVQSLAGVMSALHNLDHFEAAKSGVEVLSPDQVRQSLSERMDKVKKEIGTADVLWKRWQQWLSDDSYWPGHSSFIHGDLHPPHILIDKEEKVCGILDWTEAKVTDPGKDFVLFATIFGEKELGYLLGEYEKSGGKVWPKMREHIIEFKAAYGIDIAEFALITGEDEHYIMAKQALGL; translated from the coding sequence ATGACTGTTGATATATTAAAGCTTGCAAGTAAGAATGGTTTAAACCTTATTGAAGAAACGGCTGTTTTGAATGAGTCTGGAATGGATTTTCAGGTCTTATTTGCAGAAGATGAAAGCGGCGTTTCGTGGGTTCTCAGAAAGCCGAGACGCCCTGATGTTATTCAAAGAAGTGCTTATGAAGGGAATATCTTGAAATTAGTTCAAAAACAACTCCCTGTGAGTGTGCCAGAGTGGAAAATTAATACCCCTGAATTAATTGCCTATCCCACGGTTCCGGGAATCCAGACGGGTTCGATTGATATGAACATTCGTAACTATGTCTTTAATATAAACACTGAAAACCTTTCAAAATCATTTGTTCAATCATTGGCAGGAGTGATGTCTGCCTTGCATAACTTAGACCATTTTGAAGCAGCAAAATCCGGAGTTGAAGTATTAAGCCCTGACCAAGTACGTCAATCACTCAGTGAACGAATGGATAAAGTGAAAAAAGAAATAGGTACAGCTGATGTCCTTTGGAAACGTTGGCAGCAATGGCTATCAGATGATTCGTATTGGCCGGGACATTCTTCATTTATCCATGGAGATCTGCATCCGCCTCACATATTAATAGATAAAGAGGAAAAGGTCTGCGGCATTCTCGACTGGACAGAAGCAAAAGTGACAGATCCTGGGAAGGATTTTGTCTTGTTTGCTACTATCTTTGGAGAAAAAGAACTCGGCTATTTACTGGGAGAGTATGAAAAATCCGGCGGAAAAGTATGGCCAAAAATGAGAGAGCATATTATAGAATTTAAGGCTGCCTATGGCATAGATATTGCTGAGTTCGCTTTAATCACCGGGGAAGATGAGCATTATATTATGGCGAAACAGGCATTGGGTTTATAA
- a CDS encoding zinc-binding alcohol dehydrogenase family protein, protein MKAIGLHKYLPIEHEESLLDIEIEKPIPSGKDLLVQVKAISINPVDTKVRAPKEKVEEKPKILGWDASGTVVETGEDCTDFKPGDDVFYAGSITRQGTYSEFHLVDERIVGKKPAALAHAEAAALPLTAITAYEGLFDRLEIDPADKERNSRKRILIIGGAGGVGSIAIQLAKWAGLSVIATASRPETKEWAEKLGADHIINHHQSLKAELETFQISEVEYIFCLNNTDQHWRGMSEIIKPQGKICSIVENREPLDLNLLKSKSVTFVWEFMFTRAMYQTADMQEQQILLNKISELIDQGILKTTINQTLSPINAENIKKAHQSLESGKTIGKIVLEHFTMRKKLD, encoded by the coding sequence ATGAAAGCAATTGGACTGCATAAATATTTGCCAATCGAACATGAAGAAAGCTTGCTCGACATTGAAATAGAAAAACCAATCCCTTCAGGAAAAGATCTGCTGGTTCAGGTTAAAGCCATTTCCATCAATCCTGTTGATACAAAAGTGCGTGCGCCAAAAGAAAAAGTAGAGGAAAAGCCTAAAATACTCGGCTGGGATGCAAGCGGCACAGTTGTCGAAACCGGTGAGGATTGTACAGATTTTAAACCTGGCGATGACGTATTTTATGCAGGAAGTATTACGAGACAGGGAACGTACAGCGAATTCCATCTTGTGGATGAAAGAATTGTCGGAAAAAAGCCTGCTGCTCTTGCCCATGCTGAAGCAGCTGCTCTTCCGCTGACTGCAATTACAGCATATGAAGGGCTGTTCGATCGCCTGGAAATTGATCCTGCTGACAAAGAACGAAACAGCAGGAAAAGGATACTGATTATTGGCGGTGCAGGGGGAGTGGGCTCTATAGCCATTCAGCTTGCTAAGTGGGCAGGACTGTCAGTTATTGCAACAGCTTCACGCCCTGAAACGAAAGAATGGGCAGAGAAGTTGGGTGCCGATCATATCATAAATCATCATCAATCTTTAAAAGCTGAACTTGAAACCTTCCAAATTTCAGAAGTAGAATATATCTTTTGTCTGAATAACACGGATCAGCATTGGAGGGGAATGAGCGAAATCATTAAGCCTCAGGGAAAGATTTGTTCTATCGTAGAAAACAGAGAGCCTCTTGATTTGAATTTGTTAAAAAGCAAGAGTGTTACATTTGTCTGGGAATTTATGTTCACCAGAGCGATGTATCAAACAGCAGATATGCAAGAGCAGCAAATCCTGCTGAATAAAATCAGCGAATTGATTGATCAGGGAATTCTAAAAACAACTATAAATCAAACCCTATCACCGATAAATGCTGAAAATATAAAGAAAGCACATCAGTCACTTGAGTCTGGAAAAACAATCGGCAAAATTGTTCTCGAGCATTTTACGATGAGAAAAAAACTGGATTAA
- a CDS encoding LacI family DNA-binding transcriptional regulator, with protein sequence MTTFNPLYLKVYNLLLNQIRSGKLKQGDKVPSEKELADQFEVSRITSKKALDLLSEENYIERIQGKGSFVIHSDAAIDASYSAKQDSSKRHLIGFILPGFDESYGIGLVKGIEKRCSELGFTILLKLSYGRKEIEEQAVNDFLDMGAEGLIVFPVHGEHVNNKLLELVSKNFPVVLIDRFIKGIPASFVCTDHRRATIELTNHLIKMGHREIGFISPPSEGTTAIEERVTGFHIAHSEQGVKLNRDYILTEIKNSMPINEITESHVIKEDNLILDNFLKKHRSITAIVACEHSIGEQVAAGLSRLGRRMPDDVSVVCFDSPENSRIQFTHIKQDEQSIAIKAVNLLKEKMLDSDFAVQQIFIPHTIIEGKTAKAFSMQ encoded by the coding sequence ATGACAACTTTTAATCCTCTTTACCTAAAAGTCTATAATTTACTGTTAAATCAGATTAGGAGCGGAAAATTAAAGCAGGGAGATAAAGTTCCTTCTGAAAAAGAGCTTGCAGATCAATTTGAAGTAAGCCGTATTACCTCTAAAAAAGCGCTGGATCTTCTCTCAGAAGAAAACTATATTGAAAGAATTCAAGGAAAGGGCTCATTTGTTATTCATTCTGACGCTGCAATTGATGCTTCTTATTCTGCAAAGCAGGATAGTTCAAAACGCCATTTAATCGGTTTTATTCTGCCGGGTTTTGATGAGAGCTATGGAATAGGACTTGTAAAGGGAATTGAAAAGAGATGCAGTGAACTTGGTTTTACGATTCTTTTGAAACTCAGCTATGGAAGAAAGGAAATTGAGGAACAGGCCGTGAATGATTTCCTGGATATGGGAGCTGAAGGTTTGATTGTCTTTCCGGTACATGGAGAGCATGTAAATAATAAACTTCTTGAGCTGGTTTCAAAGAATTTTCCCGTCGTTTTGATTGATCGATTCATTAAAGGGATTCCTGCATCGTTTGTATGTACTGATCACCGTAGAGCAACAATAGAGCTGACGAATCATTTAATCAAGATGGGACACAGAGAAATCGGATTCATTTCTCCTCCTTCAGAGGGAACGACAGCTATTGAGGAGAGAGTGACGGGTTTTCATATTGCCCATTCTGAACAAGGCGTGAAGCTGAATAGAGACTATATCTTGACTGAAATTAAAAACAGTATGCCAATAAACGAAATAACAGAATCACACGTTATTAAAGAGGACAATCTGATTTTAGACAATTTCTTAAAAAAGCATCGCAGTATTACAGCCATTGTAGCCTGTGAACATTCTATTGGAGAACAAGTCGCAGCAGGGTTATCCAGGCTGGGAAGACGAATGCCGGATGATGTGTCTGTAGTTTGTTTTGATTCGCCGGAGAATTCGAGAATTCAATTTACTCACATCAAACAGGATGAACAGAGTATCGCTATTAAAGCGGTAAATCTTCTGAAAGAAAAAATGCTGGATTCTGACTTTGCCGTCCAGCAGATATTTATTCCTCACACGATTATTGAAGGGAAAACAGCGAAAGCTTTTTCTATGCAATAG
- a CDS encoding Gfo/Idh/MocA family protein: MKEIRVGMIGYKFMGKAHSLAYRNVPFFFPGAAKPVLKAIAGRSEEGVKKAADELGFESYETDWRTLIDRDDIDLIDIVTPNNSHAEIAIAAAEAGKHIICEKPLALNVDQAERMLEAVTRNKVIHMISHNYRFAPAVQYAKKLIQQGRLGRIYHVRATYLQDWIMDPDFPIAWRLKKEVTGSGALGDIGAHIIDLTRFLVGEISEVVGAMETFIKERPIEGEAGKKGKVDVDDAASFIAKFENGAMGVFEATRFAAGNRNRNCFEINAEFGSIKWDLENMNNLHVYLSEDDKGLQGFRVINCTEEEHPYAHAYWPAGHIIGYEHTFVNLISELMKAISNNEHKQPNFYDGLMNQLILDAIERSSIEKKWISIPKKIEQLS, translated from the coding sequence ATGAAAGAGATTCGAGTTGGAATGATTGGGTATAAGTTTATGGGAAAAGCGCACAGTCTCGCTTACCGGAATGTTCCATTCTTTTTTCCGGGAGCAGCAAAGCCTGTACTCAAAGCAATTGCCGGCCGCAGCGAAGAGGGTGTAAAGAAGGCGGCTGATGAGCTCGGCTTTGAAAGCTATGAAACAGATTGGCGGACATTGATAGATAGAGACGATATTGATTTAATTGATATTGTCACTCCAAACAATTCTCATGCAGAAATTGCGATTGCAGCAGCCGAAGCCGGAAAACATATAATATGTGAAAAGCCTTTAGCTTTAAATGTAGATCAGGCAGAAAGGATGCTTGAAGCAGTGACCCGAAATAAGGTCATTCATATGATCTCGCATAATTACCGGTTTGCCCCAGCTGTTCAATATGCGAAGAAATTGATTCAGCAGGGCAGGCTTGGGCGTATCTATCATGTTCGTGCAACGTATCTTCAGGACTGGATTATGGATCCTGATTTCCCGATTGCATGGAGATTAAAAAAAGAGGTAACAGGGTCTGGAGCTTTGGGTGATATCGGGGCGCATATCATTGATCTGACAAGGTTTCTAGTTGGTGAGATTTCAGAGGTAGTCGGTGCAATGGAGACATTCATAAAAGAGCGGCCGATTGAAGGGGAAGCAGGGAAAAAAGGGAAGGTTGATGTAGACGATGCTGCTTCATTCATCGCAAAATTTGAAAATGGGGCAATGGGAGTATTTGAAGCAACTCGTTTTGCAGCAGGAAATAGAAATCGTAATTGTTTTGAGATCAATGCTGAGTTTGGATCCATCAAATGGGATCTTGAAAACATGAACAATTTGCATGTGTACTTAAGTGAAGATGACAAAGGCCTTCAGGGCTTTAGGGTCATTAACTGTACGGAAGAAGAGCACCCTTATGCCCATGCATACTGGCCCGCAGGTCATATTATAGGATATGAACATACATTTGTGAACTTAATATCCGAATTGATGAAAGCGATTTCAAATAATGAACATAAACAGCCTAATTTTTATGATGGCTTAATGAATCAGCTCATTCTTGATGCTATTGAGCGTTCCTCTATTGAAAAGAAATGGATTTCCATTCCAAAGAAAATTGAACAATTGAGCTAA
- the mgrA gene encoding L-glyceraldehyde 3-phosphate reductase, which translates to MTYRASSERYQSMKYNRCGNSGLLLPAISLGLWHNFGGVDSFENGRAMLRRAFDLGITHFDLANNYGPPPGSAEAMFGQVLKTDFAPYRDELIISSKAGYHMWDGPYGEWGSKKYLIASLDQSLKRMGLDYVDIFYSHRPDPNTPLEETMGALDQIVRQGKALYVGISSYTAEQTEEAVKILNRLGTPLLIHQPSYSMLNRWIENGLQDVLQENRIGSIAFCPLEQGLLTSKYLSGVPADSRAAKSTGALNEDRVTEEMVHKIKQLNDVAADRGQNLAQMALSWVLREGRVTSALIGASRVSQIEENVAALNHLEFTSDELDRIEDILADK; encoded by the coding sequence ATGACATACAGAGCAAGTTCAGAAAGGTATCAATCTATGAAGTACAATCGGTGCGGAAATTCAGGTTTGCTGCTGCCGGCGATTTCCCTTGGGTTATGGCACAATTTCGGCGGAGTAGATTCGTTTGAAAATGGCCGCGCTATGCTTCGCCGCGCATTTGATCTGGGGATTACTCATTTTGATCTCGCAAACAATTACGGACCTCCGCCTGGATCTGCAGAAGCAATGTTTGGGCAAGTTCTGAAAACGGATTTTGCACCATACCGGGATGAATTAATCATTTCCTCAAAAGCAGGCTATCACATGTGGGACGGGCCATATGGTGAATGGGGTTCAAAAAAATATTTGATTGCAAGCTTAGATCAAAGCTTAAAACGGATGGGTTTGGACTATGTAGATATTTTCTATTCCCATCGTCCTGATCCTAATACACCTCTTGAAGAAACAATGGGGGCATTAGATCAAATCGTGCGTCAGGGAAAAGCATTATACGTTGGAATTTCAAGCTACACGGCTGAGCAAACGGAAGAAGCAGTGAAAATTTTAAACCGTCTCGGTACACCCCTGCTCATCCATCAGCCAAGTTATTCGATGCTGAACCGTTGGATTGAAAATGGCCTGCAGGATGTTCTTCAGGAAAATCGGATAGGCTCAATCGCTTTTTGTCCTCTTGAACAGGGCTTATTAACAAGCAAATATTTATCTGGAGTTCCTGCTGATTCAAGAGCTGCCAAATCAACTGGCGCCCTTAATGAAGACCGTGTGACTGAAGAAATGGTACATAAAATCAAACAGTTGAATGATGTTGCAGCAGACCGCGGCCAGAACCTTGCCCAAATGGCATTGTCATGGGTTTTGAGAGAAGGACGCGTGACCTCAGCACTTATTGGGGCAAGCAGAGTAAGCCAGATCGAAGAGAATGTTGCTGCGCTGAATCATCTTGAGTTTACTTCGGATGAGCTTGATAGAATTGAAGATATATTGGCCGATAAATAA
- a CDS encoding YeeE/YedE family protein, protein MSETTLNRNSAYKPRTTVVSELNPMQKPLVAAGLLAGIILFIAILTTTNTTQAVLYIIGIMLGVTLLHARFGFTSAFRRLMSVGNVQGLQAHMLMLAIASTLFAVILSTGFSFTGTAPAGYVSPVGVSVIFGSFIFGIGMQLGNGCASGTLYSVGGGSSSMILTLISFIAGSVIGAYHFTFWMEDMPSLPPISLATSTGFGYFGALLVQLAAFALIYWITVQIAKKKNPPMMKPLPTAKGFKKIIRGSWPLFAAAIILALLNALTLTIRGNPWGITSAFALWGGKALMASGADVSSWGYFAGANGAALTKSVLADSTSVMNFGIILGAFISAAAQGTFKPGKIKPGVAGASILGGLLMGYGARLAFGCNIGAYFGGIASFSLHGWVWMIMAMLGTFLALFIRPLFGLKNPKSTDSIC, encoded by the coding sequence ATGTCTGAAACGACTCTAAATAGGAATTCTGCATATAAACCGCGAACAACTGTCGTCTCGGAGCTAAATCCGATGCAAAAGCCGCTTGTTGCAGCAGGATTACTTGCAGGTATCATTTTATTCATTGCGATTTTAACTACGACTAATACAACTCAGGCTGTGTTATATATTATTGGAATTATGCTTGGCGTTACCTTGCTCCATGCTCGTTTTGGTTTCACATCTGCATTCAGGCGTCTGATGTCGGTAGGAAACGTTCAAGGTCTGCAGGCTCACATGCTTATGCTTGCCATTGCTTCAACATTATTTGCTGTTATATTAAGCACCGGCTTTAGTTTTACGGGAACAGCCCCGGCAGGATATGTATCGCCAGTTGGTGTAAGTGTTATTTTCGGATCTTTTATCTTTGGAATTGGGATGCAGCTTGGGAATGGGTGTGCTTCCGGAACACTTTATTCTGTCGGCGGCGGTTCCTCTTCAATGATTTTAACACTGATCTCATTTATTGCGGGGTCTGTTATTGGCGCTTATCACTTTACATTTTGGATGGAAGATATGCCTTCATTACCGCCCATTTCACTGGCGACTTCAACAGGTTTTGGTTATTTCGGAGCACTGCTTGTTCAATTAGCAGCATTCGCGCTTATCTATTGGATTACAGTACAGATTGCTAAAAAGAAAAATCCTCCAATGATGAAGCCTCTGCCAACTGCTAAAGGCTTTAAAAAAATCATAAGAGGTTCATGGCCGCTGTTCGCAGCAGCTATTATTCTTGCACTATTAAATGCTCTAACTCTAACAATTAGAGGCAATCCATGGGGAATTACATCAGCTTTTGCTCTTTGGGGCGGAAAAGCCTTAATGGCTTCTGGTGCTGATGTTTCAAGCTGGGGTTATTTTGCAGGAGCGAATGGGGCAGCACTTACGAAATCGGTGCTTGCCGATTCCACAAGCGTTATGAATTTCGGCATTATTCTTGGAGCCTTTATATCAGCTGCAGCACAAGGAACCTTCAAACCGGGAAAAATTAAACCGGGTGTAGCTGGGGCCTCTATTCTTGGAGGACTTCTAATGGGGTATGGTGCGCGTCTTGCTTTTGGCTGCAACATCGGTGCTTATTTTGGCGGAATTGCTTCATTCAGTCTCCATGGCTGGGTATGGATGATCATGGCGATGTTAGGTACTTTTCTTGCTTTATTTATTCGTCCGCTGTTTGGTCTGAAAAATCCTAAATCTACAGACTCTATTTGCTGA
- a CDS encoding cell wall hydrolase, producing the protein MAVVKANNSDIDLMARLLRAEAEGEGIRGMQLVGNVGINRVRANCSDFKNIRTIPQMIYQEHAFEAVQHGYFYQRAREKERRLARRSIAGERYWPAKFSLWYFRPPGDCPPTWYNQLLVARYKLHCFYQPRPGECDDIYNTF; encoded by the coding sequence ATGGCAGTTGTAAAAGCAAATAACTCAGATATCGATTTAATGGCCAGATTGCTTCGAGCCGAAGCTGAAGGCGAAGGAATAAGGGGCATGCAGCTTGTAGGAAATGTAGGGATTAATCGGGTTAGAGCTAATTGCTCGGACTTTAAAAACATTCGCACCATCCCGCAGATGATCTACCAAGAGCACGCGTTTGAGGCCGTTCAGCACGGTTATTTTTATCAAAGAGCAAGAGAAAAGGAAAGGAGGCTGGCGAGACGGAGTATAGCGGGCGAACGGTATTGGCCTGCAAAATTCAGCTTATGGTACTTCAGGCCGCCTGGAGACTGCCCTCCTACTTGGTATAACCAGCTGCTCGTCGCACGCTACAAGCTGCATTGTTTTTATCAGCCCAGACCTGGTGAATGTGATGATATTTATAACACATTTTAA